In Thalassococcus sp. S3, the sequence ATACGGGCGTGGTCGGTATCTCCGACGCGGTCAAATCACTCAACGTGCAGATAGACCTCGCAGCGAAAAACAACGCCCACGTTCTGGTGTCGGGCCCGCCGGGTTCAGGCAAAAGCCTGACGGTATCGGCCATTCACGAAGCCAGCATCCGTCACCACCGACCACTTGTCCGCGTCAATTGCGACAAGACAGGTGGACAGGCGCTTGAGAGCGAGCTGTTCGGCCACAAGCGCGGCACCTTTCCCGGCGCAACCCGCGACGTCACCGGCAAGCTGATGCTGGCCAATAACGGCACTCTGCATCTTGATGAAATCGCGGACCTGCCCAAGGCCATACAGGCCAAGCTCTATGACGTTCTGCAAAGCGGTCAGTTTCAAAGGCCCGGTGACAGCGCCGGGACACCTGTTTCGCTTTCGGTTGTGGCAACGACATCCCGCGACCTGGCCGCGGAGGTCAGGGCCGGTCGGTTCCGGCAAGATCTCTATTTCACGCTCAATCTCTTTTCGATCCAATGCCAGCCGCTCAGCTCTCGGCCAGAGGATATCCCGTATCTGGCCAAGCATTTTCTTGACCGCACGACGCGGCGGCTGCGACTGCCTAGCACGCGTCTGTCCCGATCCAACATCGACGTGCTGAAGCAGTACAGCTGGCCGGGTAACGTCCGCGAGTTGGAAAATGTCATCGAACGCGCTGCCATTCTTGCACAGGGCGGACGACTTGAGTTCGAGTTCCAGTTGTCAGGACCGACAGCGACCCAGGGTTCAGACGTCGTTCTGACCAAAAAGGACCTTCGCGCGCTTGAACGCAAGAACCTGGAAAACGCCCTGAGACGCGCCAAGGGCAAGGTATCGGGCGAACAAGGCGCTGCCGAAATGCTGGGCGAGGCACCGACCACAGTCTATTCCAAGATCAAGTCGCTTGGCATCAAACCGACAGCATTCAGATAGTCGAATAGCCCAAGTCAGACCACGCATGCCGGTTTTCGCCCGCGATTTGACGAGTCGAAAGGACCCTGCCCTAAAGGCAAGGATCCCTTTCGCTGACTGGCGGCCAGGCAGCCGTGGTTCTGCTTTGGCCATTGCCTGAACGGGGCATTTGATTTGCCGTCCGGTCAGCAATCGCCCGCATCGAACAGGCTGCGCTGCCGGCTCAGGATCGCGCCCGATGACGACGCCATCTTGCACCCCAAGTCAATGCGGCTGCAGCAAGCGTCCAGGCCAGCAACAGTGCCAGGTGGCGCGGCTCCCACGCCGTGGCGTTGACCGCGGCCCAGCCAAGCTCTCCCATGGCGCGGGTCGGTGTCCATTGGGATATCGCGTCGATCATTGGCGGCATCAGCATGGGCGGTACCCAAAGCCCGCCCAGATAGGCGAGTGGCAGAAAGATGAGGTTGGCCACCGGAACGGCGGCCCGTGCCGAAGAGACAGAGCCCAGCGCGACGCCCATCGTGGTCGCTGGAATTGCCGACAGCAGACAAACCGCGATCAAGCGGGCCCAGGCTGTCGGGGCCAGCGTGACATCGGTCAGGATTTTGCTTGTCACGATCACCATGGAAACGGCCAGAATGGTGAAGATGAGGGACGCAAAAATACCTGCGATCCATTGATTGATCCAATGGCCCGGCAGGCTGCGCTGCCAAGTCGAAAATGGGTTTTGCCGGTCCTGAGCGACACTCACGCCAAACTGAAAAAAGCCAACGCCGACAACGGCATAAACGGCAAATGAGGCCATGGCATTCGCGGCCCACGCGCCACCCCCGCTCTGCGCGCCAAAAAAGGCGTAAAGCATGGCCGGAAACAAGACGGTCGGCACCCAGAAACCGGGCTGACGAAAGAGGATGAGGAGAACCAAACGGCATTCCGCAACAAGGTGCTGCATCACTGAAGGGCCTCCTCTTGACGGATGTGCTCGATCAAGGCCTCGAGAGCCAAAGGCTCGAGCGCGAGGTCATCGAAAGGCAGCGCCTCTTCGACCATCTGCCGCAGAACCGCATCGCTTTGTGCAGTTTCCACGTGCCAGCGTTGACCGTCATGCCTGGCCTGCATCCAGTCTGGCGGCGCGGTGTCGCGGGGCAATGCAAAGCTGAGATGTTTGGCCTTGGTCCGGGCGCGCATATCATCGATATGAGCATTCAGGACGGTCTCACCCTTGTCGATCAAGGTGATGCTGTCGCAGATCGCCTCGATTTCATCCCAGTGATGAGAGGTCAGCACCAACGCGCCGCCTTCGGCAACGTAGGTGCGCGCAACCTCGCGAAACCCCTTTTGCGAAGCGGTATCGAGCCCCGTCGTCGGCTCATCCAGAAATACCAGTTTGGGAGAGCCCGCAAAAGCAAGCGCCAGTGCAACCCTGCGCACTTCCCCGCCCGAGAACCCTGCGATCCGACGGTCGACGAGTGCTTCGAGGCCGAACCGATCCACCAGTTCGTCAAGCCGGAGCGGTGTGCCATAGCAGGCGGCGGTATAGTGCAGCACCTCACGGGGCGTCAGCTCGGCGGGAAAGCCCGCGGATTGTGGCGTGGCCCCGGTCAGCGTCCGCGCTTCGGGGCTGCCGGCCGCATGACCGAAAACACGCGCCTCCCCCGCATCAGGGGCAAGCAATCCCATCAGGATCGACAGCGTTGTGGACTTGCCGGCACCGTTCGGGCCAAGCAACCCCAGCGCGGTGCCTGCCCCGACCTCCAGGTTAACGTTTGAAACCGCCTGAACCGCACCAAAGCGTTTGGCCAGTCCAGATGCTTTGAGAGGAACCTCGATCGGTGAGTAGTGCATGTATGATCCTGAGACTTGATTGCTCTTGATCGGCAGGTATGTGTTGGACATGACCCGACCCAAGGCAAATTACGTCGCTGACGAAAAGACATTCGCCAACAGCAGCCCCATGTCGTTGACGCTTCGCCAACTTCACGGGATGATGAGCAGGCCGATCTTCTGGATTGTGGTCGCGACGGCGATTTTACTGACGGCCATGGCCGGTCCCTACTTCACCCTCGAACGTCTGAGCTTTCCCGAGCGTCTGATCTATTGGGGGACGTGCGTCCCGCTTTCAGCGGTGATCATGACGTTCCTTTCTATCCTGTCCTACAGGCTCACCGAAGCCCATGCCCTTCACTGGGTGCTTGTGTCGGTGCTCAGTGGGCTTGTCGGGATCCTGCCGGTGGTCGGTGCCATCTACCTGAGTGAAGGGCTGGCAGCAGGATTTGCGCCGGGTTGGGCCGAGCCGCTGAGTTTCTTCAGACTTTCAGCGTTTGTTGCCCCATCGCTGATGGCCGTCACGCTGACGGTCCACGCGATGATCGAGTATCGGCTGCGCGAAGATAACGACCTGGAAGCGGTCCCGAAACCCGTCGCTGTGGCACCGACCCTTTTGCAAAGCAAGCTCCCCCACCACTTGGGCCACGACATCGTCGCGGTTCAGGCACAGGATCATTACGTCGAAGTCACCACGCCCAAGGGAAACACGATGATCCTGATGCGTCTGAAAGACGCCGTACATGATCTGGAACCGCTGGGGGGACTGCAGGTGCACCGGTCATGGTGGATAAACCCGGCCTTTGTTGAACGAACCGAAACCGGCAAGAACGGTCCGGAATTGCTTATGCAAACCGGACAAAGGGTTCCCGTAGGACGCAATTTCCGAGCCGCGTTAAAAACCGCATTGCAGGCAGGGGCATGATAGAGAGATCTTTGGCCATCGGCCTTTCGGATCGCTTGGCACCGCCGGTCTTTCAACCTGCCGAACATGCCCCTGTCACCTGAAGGAGACCATTGCCAAACGTGCGATCGTGCCCGTTCGGTCCCAGATCTTCCGCGCCGGTGGCCAATGCCGTTCGCACGCCCTCCGCGGACAGCGCCGCCATCGACCGATCTGCCGCGATCACCATCGTCACGTGAGGTGCCGCCAGAGA encodes:
- a CDS encoding sigma-54-dependent Fis family transcriptional regulator, translated to MLDTPDSETLVAYHPLPTILLDLATDTIVAANPSARNMFGPQRVEAAFSALLRSDHGTASVFFEAVEHFGSYIDRTLVLEGESRAPLELQIYGVHYGKGLVLLSFLDLKEHDQRNRLADMEAQHRAGLTKWQNIYDFFREVEAQNHLILEAAGEGIYGINAKGQATFVNRAAQEMLGWSADDLVGRELHSIIHHKHLNGEHFPAHECPIYASFRKDETMRVDDDVFWRKDGKPIMVEYVSTPIYDHNVLAGAVVIFRDVTERRENERKLREALAQVEELKVKLQQENEYLLTEIRSARSHTGVVGISDAVKSLNVQIDLAAKNNAHVLVSGPPGSGKSLTVSAIHEASIRHHRPLVRVNCDKTGGQALESELFGHKRGTFPGATRDVTGKLMLANNGTLHLDEIADLPKAIQAKLYDVLQSGQFQRPGDSAGTPVSLSVVATTSRDLAAEVRAGRFRQDLYFTLNLFSIQCQPLSSRPEDIPYLAKHFLDRTTRRLRLPSTRLSRSNIDVLKQYSWPGNVRELENVIERAAILAQGGRLEFEFQLSGPTATQGSDVVLTKKDLRALERKNLENALRRAKGKVSGEQGAAEMLGEAPTTVYSKIKSLGIKPTAFR
- a CDS encoding ABC transporter permease: MQHLVAECRLVLLILFRQPGFWVPTVLFPAMLYAFFGAQSGGGAWAANAMASFAVYAVVGVGFFQFGVSVAQDRQNPFSTWQRSLPGHWINQWIAGIFASLIFTILAVSMVIVTSKILTDVTLAPTAWARLIAVCLLSAIPATTMGVALGSVSSARAAVPVANLIFLPLAYLGGLWVPPMLMPPMIDAISQWTPTRAMGELGWAAVNATAWEPRHLALLLAWTLAAAALTWGARWRRHRARS
- a CDS encoding ABC transporter ATP-binding protein — protein: MHYSPIEVPLKASGLAKRFGAVQAVSNVNLEVGAGTALGLLGPNGAGKSTTLSILMGLLAPDAGEARVFGHAAGSPEARTLTGATPQSAGFPAELTPREVLHYTAACYGTPLRLDELVDRFGLEALVDRRIAGFSGGEVRRVALALAFAGSPKLVFLDEPTTGLDTASQKGFREVARTYVAEGGALVLTSHHWDEIEAICDSITLIDKGETVLNAHIDDMRARTKAKHLSFALPRDTAPPDWMQARHDGQRWHVETAQSDAVLRQMVEEALPFDDLALEPLALEALIEHIRQEEALQ
- a CDS encoding LytTR family DNA-binding domain-containing protein, which translates into the protein MTRPKANYVADEKTFANSSPMSLTLRQLHGMMSRPIFWIVVATAILLTAMAGPYFTLERLSFPERLIYWGTCVPLSAVIMTFLSILSYRLTEAHALHWVLVSVLSGLVGILPVVGAIYLSEGLAAGFAPGWAEPLSFFRLSAFVAPSLMAVTLTVHAMIEYRLREDNDLEAVPKPVAVAPTLLQSKLPHHLGHDIVAVQAQDHYVEVTTPKGNTMILMRLKDAVHDLEPLGGLQVHRSWWINPAFVERTETGKNGPELLMQTGQRVPVGRNFRAALKTALQAGA